The Sesamum indicum cultivar Zhongzhi No. 13 linkage group LG6, S_indicum_v1.0, whole genome shotgun sequence genome has a segment encoding these proteins:
- the LOC105164025 gene encoding probable inactive receptor kinase At4g23740, translating into MEKLQVFALCFLVGSLYLLSVVQGSVAATLLESDKQALLDFASKFAHLRPLNWNEQYPVCKNWTGVTCSEDGNRVISVRLPGIGFHGPIPENTLSRLSALQILSLRSNGITGTFPLDFGNLKNLTFLYLQHNNFSGPLPANFSVWRNLTIVNLSNNGFNGSIPRSLSSLNQLIALNLANNSFSGELPDLNLPNLQLLNLSHNNLVGSVPKSLQRFPKSVFLGNSESLLDYTVTSSPIVLAPHEHNPRAKTVGKLSERALLGIVIAGSVIVLLGFGFLLLVCILRRKTVDGFAGKLEKGDMSPEKAISRSQDASNKLVFFEGCNYAFDLEDLLRASAEVLGKGTFGTAYKAILEDATMVVVKRLKDVNVGKREFEQQMDVIGSIKHENVIELRAYYYSKDEKLMVYDYYSQGSVASMLHGKRGDSRTPLDWETRVNIAIGAARGIARIHMENGGKLVHGNVKSSNIFLNSRQFGCVSDLGLSTIMSSLAPPIARAAGYRAPEVTDTRKATQPSDVYSFGVILLELLTGKSPVHTTNGDEIVHLVRWVHSVVREEWTAEVFDVELLRYPDIEEELVEMLQIAMACVVRMSDQRPKMSEVVKMIENVRLAETNRTSSEVKSENSTPMPLSSPGH; encoded by the exons ATGGAGAAGCTCCAAGTTTTTGCTTTGTGTTTCTTGGTGGGAAGTTTGTATTTGTTGTCAGTAGTCCAGGGGAGTGTTGCTGCAACTCTTCTTGAAAGTGACAAGCAAGCATTGCTAGATTTTGCTAGCAAGTTTGCTCATTTGCGCCCTTTGAATTGGAATGAGCAGTATCCAGTGTGCAAGAATTGGACTGGAGTGACGTGTAGTGAAGATGGCAACAGAGTAATTTCAGTGAGGCTACCGGGGATTGGGTTTCATGGGCCAATCCCAGAGAATACATTGAGCCGCTTATCAGCGTTGCAGATCTTGAGCCTCAGATCCAATGGGATTACTGGGACTTTCCCTCTTGATTTTGGTaacctaaaaaatttaaccttTCTTTATCTTCAGCACAACAATTTCTCAGGTCCCTTGCCTGCGAACTTCTCTGTTTGGAGGAACCTGACTATTGTTAACTTGTCCAATAATGGGTTTAATGGCAGCATTCCTCGTTCGTTGTCGAGTTTAAATCAGCTTATTGCTTTGAATCTTGCTAACAACTCTTTTTCTGGTGAGCTACCTGATTTGAATTTGCCTAATTTACAGTTGCTCAACTTATCACACAACAATCTTGTTGGCAGTGTGCCTAAATCACTGCAGAGGTTCCCAAAGTCTGTGTTCTTGGGCAATAGTGAATCTTTGTTGGATTATACAGTTACTAGTTCTCCTATTGTTTTGGCTCCTCATGAGCACAATCCAAGAGCTAAAACTGTTGGAAAACTAAGTGAAAGGGCTTTGCTTGGAATTGTAATAGCTGGTTCTGTTATTGTGCTTCTTGGTTTTGGTTTTCTGTTGCTTGTTTGCATACTTAGAAGAAAGACGGTGGATGGCTTTGCTGGGAAATTGGAAAAAGGGGACATGTCCCCGGAGAAAGCTATTTCCCGTAGCCAAGATGCGAGTAATAAGTTGGTTTTCTTTGAGGGGTGTAACTATGCATTTGATTTGGAGGATTTGTTGAGGGCTTCTGCTGAAGTATTGGGGAAGGGCACGTTTGGGACGGCGTATAAGGCAATACTAGAGGATGCTACAATGGTGGTGGTGAAAAGGTTGAAGGACGTGAACGTTGGAAAGAGGGAGTTTGAGCAACAAATGGATGTAATTGGAAGCATCAAacatgaaaatgtgattgagcTAAGGGCTTACTATTACTCCAAGGATGAGAAGCTTATGGTTTACGATTATTACAGCCAAGGGAGTGTAGCTTCAATGTTACACG GAAAACGAGGAGACAGTAGAACTCCTCTAGATTGGGAAACGCGAGTTAATATAGCAATCGGTGCAGCAAGGGGCATAGCTCGTATCCACATGGAAAATGGTGGGAAGTTAGTTCATGGAAACGTCAAATCATCCAACATATTCCTAAACTCTCGACAATTTGGATGTGTATCTGATCTTGGCCTGTCGACAATTATGAGCTCATTGGCTCCGCCAATAGCTCGTGCTGCTGGCTATCGTGCACCAGAGGTGACTGATACACGCAAAGCAACGCAGCCTTCTGACGTGTACAGCTTTGGTGTGATATTACTCGAGCTGCTCACCGGTAAATCCCCTGTCCACACCACGAACGGCGACGAGATCGTCCATCTGGTCCGATGGGTCCATTCAGTCGTTAGAGAAGAGTGGACTGCAGAAGTTTTTGATGTCGAGCTACTGAGGTACCCCGACATAGAGGAAGAATTGGTTGAGATGTTACAGATAGCAATGGCGTGTGTGGTAAGAATGTCGGACCAGAGACCTAAAATGTCGGAAGTAGTAAAAATGATCGAGAATGTCCGATTGGCAGAGACAAATCGCACGTCCTCCGAAGTCAAGTCTGAGAACTCGACACCAATGCCTCTGTCGTCGCCCGGTCATTGA
- the LOC105164026 gene encoding putative glucose-6-phosphate 1-epimerase gives MASSSGDRSQRASSAADDDLKPFIEIGKDDRGIPEVLLVSPRGAQVRVSLHGGQVRSWRNEKGEELLFTSSKAIFKPPAAVRGGIPICFPQFGNRGSLEQHGFARNRMWVVDENPPPIQSFDSSCRTFIDLLLKSSDDDLKHWPHSFELRLRVLLTFEGHLILISRVRNVNCKPFSFSFSFHTYFSVSDISEVRVEGLETLDYLDNLRNRQRFTEQGDALTFESEVDRAYLCSSDAVAVFDHEKKRTYVIKKEGLPDVVVWNPWDRRAKAIPDFGDGEYRRMLCVDAACIEKQIPLKPGEEWTGRVELSAIPSIK, from the exons ATGGCTAGTTCTTCAGGAGATAGGAGTCAGAGAGCTAGTTCAGCAGCAGATGACGATCTGAAACCATTTATTGAAATCGGTAAGGATGATAGAGGGATTCCTGAGGTTCTGCTCGTGAGTCCACGCGGTGCTCAAGTCCGG GTTAGTCTTCATGGAGGACAGGTTCGTTCTTGGAGGAACGAAAAGGGCGAAGAACTTTTGTTTACTAGTAGTAAG GCAATTTTCAAGCCACCAGCAGCAGTGAGGGGAGGAATTCCGATTTGTTTTCCACAG TTTGGAAACCGTGGTTCTCTGGAGCAACACGGTTTTGCCAGGAACAGGATGTGGGTTGTTGATGAGAATCCTCCACCTATACAGTCCTTTGATTCCAGTTGCAGGACATTCATTGACTTGCTTCTTAAATCATCTGATGATGATCTCAAGCATTGGCCTCATAG TTTCGAACTCCGTCTTAGGGTGCTTCTGACTTTTGAAGGACATCTCATTTTGATATCACGCGTCCGGAACGTTAACTGCAAGCCCTTTAGTTTCTCATTTTCCTTCCACACGTATTTCTCTGTCTCGGATATCAG TGAGGTAAGAGTAGAGGGATTGGAGACTCTCGACTATCTTGACAACCTGCGCAACAGACAACGTTTCACGGAGCAAGGAGATGCTTTGACATTTGAATCTGAG GTGGATCGCGCTTATCTTTGTTCTTCAGATGCAGTTGCAGTGTTCGATCACGAGAAGAAGAGGACTTACGTGATAAAAAAGGAAGGACTTCCAGATGTTG TGGTTTGGAATCCATGGGATAGAAGAGCTAAAGCCATACCTGATTTTGGGGACGGCGAGTACAGGCGTATGCTTTGTGTTGATGCAGCTTGTATCGAGAAACAAATTCCTCTGAAGCCAGGCGAGGAATGGACTGGGCGAGTCGAGCTATCTGCCATCCCCTCGATAAAATGA